From Brassica napus cultivar Da-Ae unplaced genomic scaffold, Da-Ae ScsIHWf_2538;HRSCAF=3280, whole genome shotgun sequence, the proteins below share one genomic window:
- the LOC125601371 gene encoding G-type lectin S-receptor-like serine/threonine-protein kinase At1g61480: MANLSISSNGTLLLLDRNHGPVWSSGGTFASNSSRAELSDSGNLIVIDNVSGRTLWESFEHLSDTMLPFSPLTCNLTTGEKRVLTSWKSYTDPSPGDFVTQITPQVPSQVLTTRGSKPYYRSGPWAKIRFTGIPLMNETLASEFSYPQDANGSGSFSFVGRDSKLSRLVLTPEGHLKRFQHSGTKWEVTYEGPLANSCDVYGLCGPFGLCVRSVPPKCKCFKGFVPKYKEEWERGNRTDGCVRRTELLCYGNSTGKSQNVFHPVANIKPPDSYKFADLDAEECYQSCLRNCSCLAFAFIREIGCLMWNHELMDTVQFSSGGELLSIRLARSELDGNKRKKTITASLVSLFLFVILGSAVFCVWRYRVKHNEKISNDASQDAWSNDLTPQDFSSLCFFEMNIIQTATNNFSLSNKLGHGGFGSVYKVIYLNLFQGKLQDGKEIAVKRLSSSSRQGKEEFMNEIIGLLCVQHQPVDRPNTLELMSMLTTKSDLPSPEKPIFVVHKRDYESLSNPLITFNEMTQSVIIGR, from the exons ATGGCAAATCTAAGTATCAGCAGCAATGGAACTCTTCTCTTATTGGATAGAAACCATGGCCCTGTCTGGTCTAGTGGAGGAACTTTCGCATCTAATAGTTCTCGTGCAGAGCTTTCAGACAGTGGAAATCTTATTGTCATAGACAACGTTTCCGGACGAACACTATGGGAAAGCTTTGAGCATCTTAGTGATACTATGCTCCCTTTCTCACCCTTGACGTGTAATCTCACGACCGGTGAGAAGCGGGTGTTGACTTCTTGGAAAAGTTACACTGATCCATCGCCTGGTGATTTTGTGACTCAGATTACACCGCAAGTTCCATCACAGGTGCTTACCACGAGAGGCTCAAAGCCTTATTATCGAAGCGGTCCATGGGCTAAAATAAGGTTCACGGGGATACCACTAATGAATGAAACGTTAGCAAGTGAATTCAGCTATCCACAGGATGCAAACGGGTCAGGGTCTTTCTCTTTTGTAGGAAGAGACTCCAAACTTTCACGTCTAGTTCTAACACCAGAGGGCCATCTTAAAAGGTTTCAACATAGTGGGACCAAGTGGGAAGTAACCTATGAGGGTCCATTAGCCAATTCATGCGATGTTTACGGTTTATGTGGACCTTTTGGGTTGTGTGTTAGGTCCGTACCTCCAAAGTGTAAATGCTTCAAAGGGTTTGTTCCAAAATATAAAGAGGAGTGGGAAAGAGGAAACCGGACTGATGGTTGTGTAAGGCGAACCGAACTACTTTGTTATGGAAACTCTACTGGCAAATCTCAAAATGTCTTCCATCCTGTTGCCAACATAAAGCCTCCAGACTCTTACAAATTTGCAGATTTGGATGCTGAAGAATGCTACCAAAGTTGCCTCCGAAACTGTTCTTGCTTGGCCTTTGCTTTTATTCGGGAAATTGGGTGCTTAATGTGGAATCATGAGTTAATGGACACAGTGCAGTTTTCTTCAGGAGGAGAGCTTCTTTCCATTCGTCTTGCACGTTCTGAGTTGG ATGGAAATAAGCGCAAGAAGACCATCACTGCTAGTCTTGTCagcctttttctttttgtgataTTGGGTTCTGCTGTGTTTTGTGTTTGGAGATACAGAGTGAAACATAATG aaaaaatatcaaacgATGCTTCACAAGATGCATGGAGCAATGATCTGACACCACAAGATTTCTCaagtttatgtttctttgaaATGAATATTATTCAAACTGCCACCAATAATTTTAGCCTCTCAAATAAACTTGGGCATGGTGGATTTGGTTCAGTTTATAAGGT aatatatttaaatctgTTTCAGGGGAAGCTTCAAGATGGCAAAGAAATTGCTGTAAAACGGCTTTCTAGCAGCTCTAGACAGGGAAAAGAGGAATTCATGAATGAGATA ATTGGTCTGCTCTGTGTTCAACACCAACCTGTGGACAGACCCAACACACTTGAGTTGATGTCTATGCTCACCACAAAATCAGATCTTCCATCACCAGAGAAACCTATATTTGTAGTGCATAAGAGGGATTATGAATCCTTGTCTAATCCTTTGATTACCTTCAATGAGATGACACAGTCTGTGATCATCGGGCGTTAA